DNA sequence from the Deinococcus humi genome:
GACGCCCCGGGCTCAGGACGCCGCGCGCCAGCACCCGGTCATCCAGGGTCAGCACCGGCACGTCGTGACCGTAGCGTTGCTGCCACTCTGGACGTAAATCCACGTCCAGCACCTGAACCCGGAATTCCAGCCGGGTCAGGTTGGCCTGCGCCTGCTCGCACAGGTGACAGCCCAGACGGGTGTAGAGCGTCAGAACGGGAAGCGGAGTCAAGGGCACCTCAGAGGCTGGCGGCGGCCGTCTTGTCTGTGATTGATTTCTCGGCGGCGAGCTTTTCGGCGATTGTCCGGCCCACAACAGGCGGGGCCGCACCGGTCTGCGGGCGGTCCAGCAGCGTCATGGCCTGCACCGGAGCGTACATGTCCCGGCTGGAGATAGGATCGCCCGCGCTGGAGATGGTTCGCAGCACCTGCCCGCCCTGACGCACAGCATAGATCTGTCCCTCCGGCCCCACGCTGATCAGCCACGGCGCCTCGGTGGGTTCCCCCACCAGCGTGTCGAGGGCAAAGGTCACGCCCGGTGTGCCGTCGGCCTCAATCTTGCGGAGTTTGCGGGCCACACCGTCCACGATGTACACCGCGCCGTGCCGGTCCACGCCCAGGCCCTCGAGGGTGCGCAGGCTCTCGCTGTGGCGGTCCAGCCGGAAGGCGTAGCGGCTGAGGTAATCCCCCTGCGCCGTGAAGCGCTGAACCTCATTGTTGCCGGTATCCAGCACGAAGAGGTGGCCGTCCGGCGAGGCCACCATGCGGCGCGGCCTGTCGAAACGGCCCAGGCCCTGCCCACGCCCACCGAAGCGCCGGACGAACTGTCCCGAGCTGTTGTAGACGACAATATGATGCGCCTCGCCGTCCAGCACATACACGTGGCCCTGCGTGAACGCGATGTCCAGCGGTTGCAGCAGTTCGCCCTCGCCCAGGCCGTAGGGACCGAAGCTCAGGAGCTCGCGGCCCTGTGGGTCGAGCTTGCGGACCAGCGCGCCCGACTTGCCCTGGCGGTATTCCTGCAGGGTGATGTACAGGTTGCCGTCCGGGTCGCCGGCCAGGGCATTGGGGACGCTGGGCAGCCCCTGCGCCGCGCTGCCCTGATCGCACAGGCTGGCGCGCAGCTTGCCGTGCAGGTCCAGCAGACGCACAGTGCCGCGTTTTTCCTGAACGCTCAGGGCCAGGGCCAGGGGATCGCTGAAGACCTCGTCGCTCAGCACGCCCGCATCGAGCCGGGTGATCACCTCATCCAGGGTGGGGCGCTGCGCCGGGTCCTTCTCGATCATATTCAGGATCAGGTCATTGAGACGGCCCGGCACTTCCAGCCGCACCTGCTTGGGCGGCTTGGGAGCCTCGAACACCTGCTGATGCACCACAGCCTCATAGCTGCCCCGGAACGCGGTTTGACCGCTGACCATCTCGTACGCCAGCAGACCCAGCGAGTACACGTCGCTGCGAGCGTCCACGCGGTTGCCCTTGGCCTGCTCGGGGGCCATGTAGATCGGGGTGCCCACCCGCGCGCCGGTCATGGTCAGGCGGGTCAGGACCTTGCCCACCGCGATCCCGAAGTCCATCAGCTTGACGCCGCCCTCTCGCAATTGCCCGTCGTGAAAAGCGTTCTTGAGCATCATGACGTTGCCAGGCTTGATGTCGCGGTGAACCACGTTCTGCATGTGAATGTGGCGCAGCGCGTCAGCCAGCGCGCGCAGAATCTGCACCGAGTCGGTGAAGGCAAGGCTGCGGTCCTCAAGCAGGGTCTCCAGGCTCTCGCCATCCAGAAATTCCATGGCGATGTAATGTTCGGGGTCCTGCATGCGGTAGTCGTAGACGCGCACGATGTTGGGATGGCTGAAACGCTTGAGCACCTCAGCCTCGCGGTAGAAGCGTTTGACGAATTTGGCGTCGGCCAGGTACTTCTCTTGCGGCACCTTGAGGGCCACGATGCGCCCGTCACTGTTGCGGCGCGCACGGTAGACGCTGCCCATCCCGCCGATGCCGATGCGGTCCATCACCTCGTAATCCTGGAACTTGAGGTCCGACTTGGTCGACGACAGCGTGCTGCGGCGCGTCAGACTGGGTGTGGGGGAGCGGACTGGCCGTGCGGGCTTGCCCGCCGCAGGCAGGTTGATCTCCTTGCGGCGCGCAGGCTGGGCGGGCAAGCCCGCTCCCTGGGCCAGGGAGATGAGGCCCCCGGTCAGGATCACCGCCAGCACAGCCAGCGCTCCCTGGGCGCGGTCCAGCGCCCTGAGCCATGAGGTTCCCTGGACTGTCCCCCCCAGCGCCAGGACCACCAGCGTGGCGACCAACGCCAGTGCCAGCACGCCTGCCAGGACGCTCAGGGCACGTTCTGGAAAGCGAACCAGCAGCAGCAGGCCCACCACGAACAGGGCGCCCAGCAGCAGAACGGTCATCGGCGCTGACCTCGGCTGGAAACGGGCGACAGGCAGAGCAGGGTCATCTGCCCCAGTTATACAGGCCCAACCCTTGCGCCACACTTACAAGACGCAACACAAGAATCAGGACTGAACTTCAGATGTTCCCCGTTATGGGACCACAGGGGAAGGCGGTGCGGCGGCGGGCGGGACCGGAGACACCGCCAATCCTGAGGCGGGCCCACGTTTGACAGCCCCTACAGATCCAGCCGCTGCACGCTGCTTCCGGCCACGCTCTTGGTCACCAGCAGGCGGCTGGGCAGGCGCTCGGACAGGCTTTCCACGTGGGTCACGATGCCCACCATCCGGCCCTGGGTTCGCAGGCTCTCCAGGGCGTTGGCCACGGCCTCCAGGGCCTGCGGGTCCAGGGTGCCGAAGCCCTCGTCCAGAAACAGCGCGCCCAGTATCTTGTTGCCTGCCAGATAGTCGCTCAGGGCAATCGCCAGCGACAGAGACGCCAGAAACGTCTCGCCCCCCGACAGGGTCTTGACGCCGCGCACCTCGCCCGCGTTCCACAGGTCCTGCACCACGTAGTCGCCGTCTGCGAGAGCCAGCCGGTAACGCCCGTCGCTGATCTCGTGCAGCAGCAGGCCCGCACGGGTCAGCAGCTGGGCCTCCACCTCGGCCAGCAGAAACTGCTGGAACTCGTTGGCTTTCAGGGAGTTGGTCAGCGTCTGCCAGGTGTCGAAGGTACGGGCGGCGTCGGCGGCCTGGGTCTCGATCTCGGCCTTGCGGGCCAGACGTTCGCGTCCGGCGCGTTCCTGCTCCGCCAGACTGCCAGCGCGCTCGCGGGCAGCGGACAGGGCGGCGTCGGTGGCGGTCAGGTCACGCCCCACCTGTGACAGCTGGGCCGGATCGAAGGGGGCCGCACCCAGCTGCCGTTCCAGCTCGGCGAACGCCTCGGCCAGTTGCGCCCGTTGGGCAGCCTGGGTGCGCGCGGCCTCCTCCAGGGCGGCGATATCGCTTTCGGGCAACGCGGCGGCGCGGGCCTGGGCGGCGTCCATACCCAGTGTGGAAAGAGCGGCCTCCAGCGCGGTCTGGGCTTCCTGAGCGTCCGCCTCGCGGCCCGCAGCCGTCTTCTGTGCCGCCGCCAGGGTGGCATTTGCCGCCGCCAGCTCGCCCGCCGCGCGAGACAGCGCCGCGCCTGCCTCCTGCACACGCCTGCGCAGGACGGTGACATCGTTGAGCAGCTGGCGACGTTTTCCGGCGGGGTCCACTCCCGCCGCACGCACCCGCTCTGCCAGGCCAGCCAGCAGGCGCAGGGCTTCCGTCTGGGGATCGCCCGTGATCAGCGCTTCGGCGGCTCGGAGATCCTTCTCGCGCTGGTCGATGGCTTCCTGCCAGTTGCGGTTCTCGGCTTCCTTGTCGGCCAGCCACGTCTCGCGGGCCTTGAGGGCAGCGCGCAGATCGCTGAAGCGGCTACGGCGCTCATCCAGGGCGGCGCTCAGCGCCTTGACGCGGTCCTGCGCTGCACCCAGATCGGCGTGGGGGGCGTCGGGCAACCGACGAACCTCCTGCAGGCACAGCGGGCAGTCGTCGCCCACATGCAGGTGCGTGCGGTACGCGGCCAGGCCCGAGGTCAATCTCGCCTCTTCCAGCGCTTTCTGCGCGGCTTCCAGATCGGCCTTGGCAGTCTGGCCGTCGCGCTTGACCCGCTCCAGCTCCGCCGTTTCCTGTGTCTGTACAGTCTGCTCCGCTCCGAAGCGGCTCAGCGCCGAGTGCAGGCCCAGCCGCTCGGCCTCGAGTTGCACCCGTTCCTGACGATTCTTCTCGGCCTTCTCCGCCCCCGCGCGGGCCACCAGAAAGGCGTCCTCATCCCAGGGCAGCGGCTGTGGGTGCGTGGTCTGCGGAGTGCCGCCGGAGCGCTTGAGACGTGCGGTGTCGGCCTCAGCCTCGCGGAGTTTGTCGGCGCGGGCTTCCAGTTCGGGGATGCCCGCCTCAGCCTGCTGGGCCGCCTCCAGACCCATCTGAGCAGCTCCGGCAGCGCGCGCCGCCTGGGCCGCAGCCTCCTGTGCAACGGTCAGGGCCCGAGCCTCGCGCTCGGCGGCAATCCGGGCGCGTTCGGCGGCGTCCAGCAGCGGCAGCACTCCAGCCACGCGGCGGGCGCGGGCGGCGCGGGCGGCACCAGCCTGCACCCCAGCGGCGCGCGCGTCCAGCGCCCCCAGGCGGCGGCTTGTGTCCTCGCGCGCCTTCCAGACCTTCTCGATCTCGCGCAGGCGCACCAGGCTGTTTTGCAGGGCTTCCAGGCGGTCCCGCAGGCTCTCGGCCTCGGCGTCGGTGCGCTCGCGTTCGGCGCGCAGGGCCGTCACGGCCTCCAGCGTCACTCCAGCATATTCGTTTTCCAGCACGCTGTTCAGGCTGCTCACACGGTGCCTGAGTTCTTTGGCACGGTCAGAGGCAACGCGCTGCATGGCGGCGACGTGCTCAAGCCCAGTCAGTTCACCCAGGAGCGCCTGTCGCTCCTTGCCCGTGCCATGAAGCAGCCGGGCGAACTCTCCCTGCGGCAGCATCACGCTGCGGGCAAACGTCTTGAAATCGAGCCCCACCGCTGTGCGAATGCGCTCGTTGACCCCCTTCATGCCGCCGTCGCTGAGGTTGGCCCAGCGCCCGTCCGGGTCGCGGCGCTCGAAGCGCACCTCGTTTTCGGCCTGCCGGCGGCCCTTGGTGCGCGAGGCGCGGTACGTCGTGCCGCCTACCTCGAAAGTCAGCCCCACGCTCAGGCCACGCTCGCCCTGCGAGATCAGCGCGTCCAGTCCCGCCGCGCCCAGCCGCGCCGTCTGCCCGTACAGGGCGAAGGTCATGGCGTCCAGCAGGCTGGATTTGCCGCTGCCCGTCGGCCCCACCAGGGCGAACAGTTCGAGGTCTCCAAAGTCCAGCTCGGTGAACTGTCGAAAGGCGGTGAAGCCCTGAACTTCCAAGCGG
Encoded proteins:
- a CDS encoding glutaredoxin family protein — protein: MPLTPLPVLTLYTRLGCHLCEQAQANLTRLEFRVQVLDVDLRPEWQQRYGHDVPVLTLDDRVLARGVLSPGRLSMIKVQLLRAAEHSRPSGG
- a CDS encoding protein kinase domain-containing protein, with protein sequence MTVLLLGALFVVGLLLLVRFPERALSVLAGVLALALVATLVVLALGGTVQGTSWLRALDRAQGALAVLAVILTGGLISLAQGAGLPAQPARRKEINLPAAGKPARPVRSPTPSLTRRSTLSSTKSDLKFQDYEVMDRIGIGGMGSVYRARRNSDGRIVALKVPQEKYLADAKFVKRFYREAEVLKRFSHPNIVRVYDYRMQDPEHYIAMEFLDGESLETLLEDRSLAFTDSVQILRALADALRHIHMQNVVHRDIKPGNVMMLKNAFHDGQLREGGVKLMDFGIAVGKVLTRLTMTGARVGTPIYMAPEQAKGNRVDARSDVYSLGLLAYEMVSGQTAFRGSYEAVVHQQVFEAPKPPKQVRLEVPGRLNDLILNMIEKDPAQRPTLDEVITRLDAGVLSDEVFSDPLALALSVQEKRGTVRLLDLHGKLRASLCDQGSAAQGLPSVPNALAGDPDGNLYITLQEYRQGKSGALVRKLDPQGRELLSFGPYGLGEGELLQPLDIAFTQGHVYVLDGEAHHIVVYNSSGQFVRRFGGRGQGLGRFDRPRRMVASPDGHLFVLDTGNNEVQRFTAQGDYLSRYAFRLDRHSESLRTLEGLGVDRHGAVYIVDGVARKLRKIEADGTPGVTFALDTLVGEPTEAPWLISVGPEGQIYAVRQGGQVLRTISSAGDPISSRDMYAPVQAMTLLDRPQTGAAPPVVGRTIAEKLAAEKSITDKTAAASL
- a CDS encoding AAA family ATPase, yielding MKPLRLEVQGFTAFRQFTELDFGDLELFALVGPTGSGKSSLLDAMTFALYGQTARLGAAGLDALISQGERGLSVGLTFEVGGTTYRASRTKGRRQAENEVRFERRDPDGRWANLSDGGMKGVNERIRTAVGLDFKTFARSVMLPQGEFARLLHGTGKERQALLGELTGLEHVAAMQRVASDRAKELRHRVSSLNSVLENEYAGVTLEAVTALRAERERTDAEAESLRDRLEALQNSLVRLREIEKVWKAREDTSRRLGALDARAAGVQAGAARAARARRVAGVLPLLDAAERARIAAEREARALTVAQEAAAQAARAAGAAQMGLEAAQQAEAGIPELEARADKLREAEADTARLKRSGGTPQTTHPQPLPWDEDAFLVARAGAEKAEKNRQERVQLEAERLGLHSALSRFGAEQTVQTQETAELERVKRDGQTAKADLEAAQKALEEARLTSGLAAYRTHLHVGDDCPLCLQEVRRLPDAPHADLGAAQDRVKALSAALDERRSRFSDLRAALKARETWLADKEAENRNWQEAIDQREKDLRAAEALITGDPQTEALRLLAGLAERVRAAGVDPAGKRRQLLNDVTVLRRRVQEAGAALSRAAGELAAANATLAAAQKTAAGREADAQEAQTALEAALSTLGMDAAQARAAALPESDIAALEEAARTQAAQRAQLAEAFAELERQLGAAPFDPAQLSQVGRDLTATDAALSAARERAGSLAEQERAGRERLARKAEIETQAADAARTFDTWQTLTNSLKANEFQQFLLAEVEAQLLTRAGLLLHEISDGRYRLALADGDYVVQDLWNAGEVRGVKTLSGGETFLASLSLAIALSDYLAGNKILGALFLDEGFGTLDPQALEAVANALESLRTQGRMVGIVTHVESLSERLPSRLLVTKSVAGSSVQRLDL